Proteins encoded together in one Pontiella desulfatans window:
- a CDS encoding dockerin type I repeat-containing protein → MRKALKWMMMAVLFAVGAQAEVVVSNTTWTGALAGWNAYAVNITPAPTNDLGGGTYDGVFFDVGAPTSAHRSNIYKEPGYGRNTAMGPNDLNYFDTPLNIQWEFSDLSGDPGSKNTSAYLGIFDNDNRNKYYYGKGNDGLLFSITRKYWAAGTNDYYYLQIMHTTAEAGPVELLKQNFTLPSGTNEVDLVAPTGLEIELDGTGADISYSITVSGTTFAGGDTTITGNLAAIAETNYNVFALAIGACNVGAVDGGPSFVTDSIIVESVPAPVEDAVVNDDTWTGALAGWNSAGTTLDPVATNLVAADTYDGVFIDVGSAVTSQRSYIYKEPGYGQNTGMGTNELNYFQGPLSIQWEFSDLAGDPGAKVTSAYLALFDDASRTKYFPGNNNDGFSFSVSRKHLASRTNDYYYLQIHRIYGDGSTQPQLISKHNFTLPNGTNEVDLIAPTGLDIELDGTSGTNVSYSVTVSGTTFGGASTISGSTTNILESDYSNFVLAIGAYNTGAVNDGLSYILDSIVVQKQLEEVAPFDVISGPNFMPNGDLTQLSGMTPPGENKYNVQGSFGDYSGLWGKTATVDGWSPYYDDPDGLTTNIGAPHTDDGGLLGGTFYLDTHITTDGELTLNSSMNYLNGMKQENFLSQVNSNATYELRIDVVQKDGGTDQSSATFTAALTAGADATNTANAVSGSLMSIAASTLPTAEGTFQTASISGADLLAAQALGQVNVIFDHVNTEAIVDYPGGTPDPTDANQVSQLKVYEVALVITVPEAGDVNKDGVIDAADLALAETYLAGDGGDSATNRQDILIGQGSTPAEALATLNLTDFDVDGDGYFDADDVTALEALLVPDPVMVQVDLIAGTLDFAWNSNDGKTYDLHSCSSLTLNDWDAHGSFTNIAATLPTNSLNGVATDGLARFFRIIEK, encoded by the coding sequence ATGAGGAAAGCATTGAAATGGATGATGATGGCTGTGTTGTTCGCGGTTGGCGCGCAGGCGGAAGTCGTGGTGAGTAATACAACATGGACGGGTGCGCTCGCGGGGTGGAATGCCTATGCGGTTAATATCACTCCGGCTCCGACGAATGATCTGGGTGGAGGTACCTATGACGGGGTGTTTTTTGATGTGGGGGCGCCAACGTCAGCGCATCGCTCGAATATCTATAAGGAACCCGGCTACGGGCGGAATACGGCGATGGGGCCGAATGACCTGAACTATTTTGATACGCCATTGAACATTCAATGGGAGTTTTCAGACCTGAGTGGAGATCCCGGATCGAAAAACACTTCGGCCTATTTGGGGATCTTTGATAACGACAACCGCAACAAATACTATTACGGAAAGGGGAATGACGGGTTGCTGTTTTCTATTACCCGTAAATATTGGGCAGCGGGGACGAATGACTATTATTATCTCCAAATTATGCATACGACTGCGGAAGCAGGTCCCGTCGAGTTGTTAAAACAGAATTTTACGCTTCCTTCCGGAACCAACGAGGTTGATCTCGTTGCTCCGACCGGGCTGGAAATTGAGTTGGACGGAACTGGTGCGGATATCAGCTACAGCATTACCGTTTCCGGAACCACCTTTGCCGGCGGCGACACGACCATCACCGGCAACCTTGCGGCCATTGCGGAAACGAATTACAACGTGTTTGCGCTGGCAATCGGGGCCTGCAATGTGGGTGCGGTAGACGGCGGCCCCTCCTTTGTTACGGATTCGATTATTGTTGAAAGCGTTCCGGCCCCGGTGGAGGATGCGGTGGTCAACGACGATACCTGGACGGGGGCGCTCGCGGGGTGGAATTCGGCAGGCACAACGCTGGATCCGGTGGCAACGAACCTCGTTGCGGCGGATACCTATGACGGCGTGTTTATTGATGTGGGTTCAGCCGTGACATCCCAGCGTTCCTACATTTATAAGGAACCCGGCTATGGACAGAATACCGGCATGGGAACGAATGAACTGAACTATTTTCAGGGGCCTTTGAGCATCCAGTGGGAATTCTCTGACCTAGCGGGGGATCCGGGTGCAAAGGTGACGTCGGCGTATCTGGCGCTGTTTGATGATGCGAGTCGCACTAAATATTTCCCGGGCAACAATAACGATGGCTTTTCATTTTCGGTCAGCCGTAAGCATTTAGCTTCGCGGACGAATGATTATTATTATCTGCAGATTCATCGCATCTATGGGGACGGGTCAACTCAGCCCCAGTTGATCTCCAAGCATAATTTCACCCTTCCGAACGGCACCAATGAAGTCGATCTCATTGCTCCGACCGGGCTGGATATTGAGCTGGATGGAACAAGCGGAACGAATGTGAGCTATAGCGTGACTGTTTCCGGGACAACCTTCGGCGGCGCATCAACAATCAGCGGAAGCACCACGAATATTTTGGAATCCGACTACAGCAATTTTGTGCTGGCGATCGGGGCTTACAACACGGGTGCCGTCAATGACGGGCTATCCTATATCCTGGATTCCATTGTAGTCCAAAAGCAGCTGGAAGAAGTGGCTCCGTTCGATGTCATTTCCGGCCCGAACTTTATGCCCAACGGCGATCTGACTCAGCTTTCGGGGATGACCCCGCCCGGTGAAAACAAATACAATGTGCAGGGATCCTTCGGCGATTATTCAGGACTCTGGGGGAAAACAGCAACCGTGGATGGCTGGTCTCCCTATTACGACGACCCGGACGGACTCACGACGAACATTGGAGCTCCGCACACGGACGATGGCGGACTGCTGGGCGGAACCTTCTATCTCGATACGCACATTACCACGGACGGTGAATTGACCCTGAACTCATCCATGAATTACCTCAATGGCATGAAACAGGAGAATTTCCTCAGTCAGGTGAATTCGAATGCGACCTACGAGCTGCGTATTGATGTGGTGCAGAAGGATGGCGGTACTGACCAGTCTTCGGCCACGTTTACTGCTGCTCTCACGGCTGGTGCAGACGCGACCAACACGGCCAATGCGGTTTCCGGATCGTTGATGTCGATTGCGGCAAGCACGCTGCCGACCGCTGAAGGAACGTTCCAGACGGCCTCGATAAGCGGTGCCGACCTGCTGGCGGCGCAGGCGCTCGGGCAGGTGAACGTGATCTTCGATCATGTCAACACCGAGGCCATTGTCGATTATCCGGGCGGAACGCCCGATCCGACGGATGCGAATCAGGTTTCGCAGTTGAAGGTCTATGAGGTCGCTCTGGTGATCACGGTTCCCGAAGCCGGGGATGTCAACAAAGACGGCGTCATCGATGCCGCCGACCTCGCGCTGGCGGAAACCTATCTGGCGGGCGACGGCGGCGATTCGGCCACCAACCGTCAGGATATCCTGATCGGACAAGGCAGTACACCCGCCGAAGCGCTGGCTACACTCAACCTGACGGACTTCGATGTGGATGGCGACGGCTATTTTGATGCCGACGATGTGACCGCTCTCGAAGCGTTGTTGGTGCCTGATCCGGTGATGGTTCAAGTTGATCTCATTGCGGGCACGCTGGATTTCGCGTGGAACAGCAACGACGGAAAAACCTATGACCTGCATTCGTGCAGTTCCTTGACGCTCAATGATTGGGATGCTCATGGAAGTTTCACGAACATTGCGGCGACTTTGCCGACGAACAGCCTCAACGGAGTGGCGACCGACGGTCTGGCTCGTTTCTTCCGGATCATTGAAAAATAG
- a CDS encoding beta-galactosidase translates to MLHPYLNHPEAKQARMHFLETTVKRYAEHPAMGMWDAWNEPEQNFVNRAPTPDKLTCFCPHCLAGFIKELKTKYGTIQALNTVWGRCYESWDEVEAPRNAQTIKDFIDFRRYQLGVMEREAQARLDCVRANDPNHPAYLHVVPNTMRIFNSVTGVDDFAMAEPCDLFASTSNGGPIWPNQLISAGRGKTCYNVESHLNAGQISLHQKPLELGDVLSDLLPQIGTGVKGFLFWQYRPEVLGTEAPAWGLVRPDGSDRPVTRAVHQFGEALAPIMQQLTECKPEPAQVAIWKSTRNELFEFCARGDLSRLADHVEGYRVWFRKHNIATININDILLKQGALDGIRLLVMPACYCLSEAEANALDQWVRAGGTLLCEAHLGAWNETAGRHERSVPGCGLAAKWNLHETDSCASLHLSDAVGEHMAGGINPDVAKALGEESGGLYFPIQFNSGETLLGSDTFAELTNGDWTPLATHDGKTVIATRSIGSGTVIYCGTNLGGALEQSPQGANALLARVLEKTGIASPPTIKADPGVQFDVLYRNDAPAFIALQNIEKETATATLNGTWKGCFSGKTGGSITLDPGETDLFTTTPQLNT, encoded by the coding sequence GTGCTCCACCCCTACCTGAACCATCCGGAAGCCAAACAGGCGCGCATGCACTTTCTCGAAACCACCGTCAAGCGCTATGCCGAGCACCCGGCCATGGGCATGTGGGATGCCTGGAACGAGCCGGAGCAGAATTTTGTAAACCGCGCACCGACCCCCGACAAACTCACCTGTTTCTGCCCGCACTGCCTGGCCGGATTTATCAAAGAGCTGAAAACCAAATACGGCACCATCCAGGCGCTCAACACCGTCTGGGGCCGCTGCTACGAAAGCTGGGACGAGGTCGAAGCACCGCGCAACGCGCAAACCATCAAGGATTTTATCGACTTCCGCCGCTACCAGCTCGGTGTCATGGAGCGCGAAGCCCAGGCGCGCCTAGATTGCGTCAGGGCCAACGATCCCAACCACCCCGCCTACCTGCACGTGGTACCCAACACCATGCGCATCTTCAATTCCGTTACCGGTGTGGACGACTTTGCCATGGCGGAACCGTGCGACCTGTTTGCCTCCACCTCCAACGGCGGACCCATCTGGCCCAACCAGCTGATCTCCGCCGGGCGCGGCAAAACCTGCTACAACGTCGAAAGCCATCTCAACGCCGGTCAGATTTCACTCCATCAGAAACCGCTCGAACTCGGCGATGTGCTCAGCGACCTGCTGCCGCAAATCGGCACCGGCGTGAAAGGCTTCCTCTTCTGGCAATATCGCCCGGAAGTGCTCGGCACCGAAGCGCCTGCCTGGGGGCTCGTTCGGCCCGACGGCTCCGACCGCCCGGTCACCCGCGCCGTGCATCAGTTCGGCGAAGCGCTCGCGCCCATCATGCAGCAACTGACCGAATGCAAACCGGAACCTGCACAGGTTGCCATCTGGAAAAGCACCCGCAACGAGCTCTTTGAATTTTGCGCGCGCGGCGACCTCAGCCGTCTTGCCGACCACGTCGAGGGCTACCGCGTCTGGTTCCGCAAACACAACATCGCCACGATCAACATCAACGACATCCTGCTCAAACAGGGTGCGCTCGACGGCATTCGCCTGCTTGTGATGCCAGCGTGCTACTGCCTGAGCGAAGCGGAAGCCAACGCGCTCGACCAGTGGGTACGCGCCGGCGGCACCCTGCTGTGCGAAGCCCACCTCGGCGCCTGGAACGAAACCGCCGGCCGCCACGAACGGTCCGTGCCCGGATGCGGACTCGCCGCAAAATGGAACCTGCACGAAACCGACAGCTGCGCATCGCTCCATCTGAGCGACGCCGTCGGCGAGCATATGGCCGGTGGAATCAATCCCGATGTTGCCAAGGCGCTTGGCGAAGAAAGCGGCGGACTCTATTTCCCGATTCAGTTTAACAGCGGTGAAACGTTGCTCGGCTCCGACACCTTTGCCGAGCTGACCAACGGTGACTGGACGCCACTGGCCACGCACGACGGAAAAACCGTCATCGCCACCCGCTCCATCGGCAGCGGCACGGTCATCTACTGCGGCACCAACCTCGGCGGCGCGCTGGAACAAAGTCCGCAAGGCGCGAATGCCCTCCTCGCCCGGGTTTTGGAAAAAACCGGCATTGCATCACCGCCAACAATCAAGGCCGATCCCGGCGTGCAGTTCGACGTCCTTTACCGAAATGACGCTCCCGCCTTCATTGCCCTGCAGAACATCGAGAAAGAAACCGCAACAGCAACCCTGAACGGCACATGGAAAGGCTGCTTCTCCGGGAAAACAGGCGGCTCCATCACCCTCGACCCCGGTGAGACAGATCTATTCACCACAACCCCTCAACTAAATACCTGA
- a CDS encoding GntR family transcriptional regulator, translating into MKITRLFGHPVTRESGHLLLADQIYDILREEIHAGRWRIDEKMPSMMTLASECEVSRMPVQQAIERLGAEGYLRQENRSGVYLASMAPEGRTPIGTIGILLLADSENERELDFLAFEQKLVHAFMKQAEAVNYQTKVVYVSAKDNHEDLNKAGYLFDEKVKGIISLFPFHRPLQSTLDPDRIPLVFWCEPDHRCAPCIASDYEAAFYHLTNETIAEGHKHISLVPCPILTPYVKECYIRGYRAAIREAGLEPHENLLDTLSETSLRDTAGLTKALDKTNGTTCFLSMSLGRSEQLISALQLLKRDVPEKISVVSANPTSDYPMPNGKMLSGIGFSPEHEIGLCIQFLRRQMIDRRWKLSTMLAAPFFVEGETLSAPSR; encoded by the coding sequence ATGAAAATTACCAGACTGTTTGGACATCCCGTTACGCGCGAGTCGGGGCACCTGCTGCTCGCCGACCAGATTTACGACATCCTCCGCGAGGAAATCCATGCGGGACGATGGAGAATCGATGAAAAGATGCCCAGCATGATGACCCTTGCCAGCGAATGCGAAGTCAGCCGCATGCCGGTGCAGCAGGCCATCGAGCGCCTCGGTGCGGAAGGCTATTTGCGGCAGGAAAACCGCTCCGGCGTCTATTTGGCCTCCATGGCTCCCGAAGGCCGCACACCGATCGGAACCATCGGCATCCTGCTGCTGGCCGACTCGGAAAACGAGCGGGAACTCGATTTCCTCGCCTTTGAACAAAAACTGGTTCACGCCTTCATGAAACAGGCCGAAGCCGTCAACTACCAGACCAAAGTGGTCTATGTCAGCGCTAAGGACAACCACGAAGACCTCAACAAAGCCGGTTATCTGTTCGATGAAAAGGTAAAGGGAATCATCTCCCTCTTCCCGTTTCACCGGCCACTGCAATCGACCCTGGATCCCGACCGGATTCCACTGGTGTTCTGGTGCGAACCCGACCACCGCTGCGCCCCTTGCATCGCCAGCGACTATGAAGCAGCCTTTTATCACCTGACCAATGAAACCATAGCAGAAGGACATAAACACATCAGCCTTGTTCCCTGTCCGATCCTGACCCCGTATGTTAAGGAATGCTATATCCGCGGCTACCGGGCCGCCATTCGTGAGGCGGGCCTGGAGCCGCATGAAAACCTGCTGGATACTCTTTCTGAGACCAGCCTGCGCGACACCGCCGGACTCACCAAGGCGCTTGATAAAACTAACGGAACGACCTGTTTCCTGAGCATGTCGCTCGGCCGCTCCGAACAGCTGATCAGCGCTTTGCAGCTCCTCAAACGCGATGTACCTGAAAAGATCAGTGTTGTATCCGCCAACCCGACGTCCGATTACCCCATGCCGAATGGAAAAATGCTCTCCGGCATCGGGTTTTCACCGGAGCATGAAATCGGCCTCTGTATCCAGTTCCTGCGCCGGCAGATGATCGACCGCAGATGGAAGCTCAGCACGATGCTCGCCGCCCCCTTCTTTGTTGAAGGAGAGACGCTGAGCGCGCCATCCAGATAA
- a CDS encoding MFS transporter: protein MNSDEKPTKPAHCVSLPKKIAWGLGGLTNDMVNALMLLAMPIFSLGLGVKATWIGIALALPRIWDAIADPLMGHISDNTRSRWGRRRPYILLGGIGVGLTFAMLWMPNTSWSEAGLLAWFIAMSLLFFTFFTMWNIPWMALGLDLTPDVQERNSVQATRSMFATGAAFIIPWIMPLAIFFGKIAKGDFSNMSAWALKVTEVLNLPEIATFFSGQTYSESIPNEVIGVRTVGIIVGAIMILTAIMSAFFCNESHTVKKAAPKVSFLKSAKYTFKNKHFVGLCVFTALFCGGVVMVGGMGYYINVFFVYGDLPIDEAKEAASHIMGWGGTVGAIASLVAVPIISWCASRFGKKQTLIGGIALIVIGQLIKWFFFVPQNPFLQVWLSILIYPGLILVWTILPSMYADICDRDDLETGTRREGMYSATSAWLLKVGVTIAMAASGWLINVAGIVDSANVQTPEAVFNMRMLFTLLPSIFTLIGGFFVFRYPFTEKDAERVKEQLAERHANA, encoded by the coding sequence ATGAATTCAGACGAAAAACCTACCAAGCCTGCTCACTGCGTATCGCTTCCCAAAAAGATTGCCTGGGGACTGGGTGGCCTCACCAACGACATGGTCAACGCCCTAATGTTGCTTGCTATGCCGATTTTTTCGCTCGGCCTGGGCGTGAAAGCCACCTGGATCGGGATCGCATTGGCCCTGCCCCGCATCTGGGACGCTATCGCCGACCCACTGATGGGGCATATCAGCGACAACACCCGCTCGCGCTGGGGCCGCCGGCGCCCCTACATCCTGCTCGGCGGTATCGGGGTGGGCCTCACCTTTGCCATGCTCTGGATGCCCAACACATCGTGGAGCGAAGCCGGATTGCTGGCGTGGTTTATTGCGATGAGCCTGCTTTTCTTCACCTTTTTCACCATGTGGAACATTCCATGGATGGCGCTCGGACTCGACCTGACCCCGGACGTGCAGGAGCGCAACAGCGTACAAGCCACGCGTAGCATGTTCGCCACTGGCGCGGCCTTTATTATTCCATGGATCATGCCGCTGGCCATCTTCTTCGGAAAAATCGCTAAAGGCGATTTTTCCAATATGTCTGCTTGGGCGTTAAAGGTGACCGAGGTATTGAACTTGCCCGAAATAGCAACATTTTTCTCCGGGCAAACCTATAGCGAAAGCATTCCGAACGAGGTCATCGGCGTCCGCACCGTTGGGATCATCGTGGGCGCCATCATGATCCTCACCGCAATTATGTCCGCGTTTTTCTGTAACGAATCGCACACCGTCAAGAAAGCGGCTCCGAAGGTCTCCTTCCTGAAATCAGCCAAATATACCTTTAAAAACAAGCACTTTGTCGGACTGTGCGTCTTTACGGCGCTGTTCTGTGGCGGCGTCGTGATGGTCGGCGGCATGGGCTACTATATCAATGTGTTCTTTGTGTACGGCGACCTCCCCATTGATGAAGCAAAGGAAGCCGCATCCCACATCATGGGCTGGGGGGGGACTGTCGGTGCGATCGCAAGCTTGGTGGCCGTACCGATCATCTCCTGGTGTGCCAGCCGCTTTGGAAAAAAACAAACGCTCATCGGCGGAATCGCCCTGATCGTCATCGGGCAGCTCATAAAATGGTTTTTCTTTGTTCCGCAAAACCCCTTCCTGCAAGTCTGGCTCTCCATCCTCATCTACCCCGGCCTGATCCTGGTCTGGACCATTCTTCCTTCCATGTACGCCGACATTTGCGACCGGGATGATCTCGAAACGGGTACGCGTCGTGAAGGTATGTACAGCGCCACCTCCGCCTGGTTGCTCAAAGTCGGCGTCACCATCGCCATGGCCGCCAGCGGATGGCTCATCAACGTTGCAGGGATTGTCGACAGCGCCAATGTGCAGACCCCGGAAGCGGTGTTCAACATGCGGATGCTGTTCACCCTGCTGCCCTCCATCTTCACCCTCATCGGCGGCTTCTTCGTCTTCCGCTACCCCTTCACCGAAAAGGATGCCGAACGCGTGAAAGAGCAGCTGGCTGAACGCCACGCAAACGCATAA
- a CDS encoding IS110 family RNA-guided transposase, which translates to MNHKERVYCGVDVSKDHLDVLFKGRPDRFENSVKGARAMVDRIGKAHYVLESTGGYERMAAWLMMDAGLEVSIVNPSRVRHYALSMGQLAKTDPIDAGMITEFARTAKPEPSEKPSKQQRMLVSLVDRRQQLIDIRTMETNRLETAADPGFRKMVKKHLRWLKRELESLEEKIIETVHADVSMEAKAMCIRRIKGLGEVCTTTLLAHLPEIGTLSRQQVAALVGLAPYNRDSGTSSKRRHIHGGRQRLRACLYMAALTAVRCNPHMKEFYRRLVEENHRPKKVALTAVMRKLAIAANSSVKNPEFCIAV; encoded by the coding sequence ATGAACCATAAAGAAAGAGTATATTGCGGTGTGGATGTTTCCAAGGATCATCTGGATGTGTTGTTCAAGGGTCGCCCAGACCGTTTCGAGAACTCCGTCAAGGGTGCCAGAGCAATGGTTGACCGTATCGGCAAAGCACATTACGTGCTCGAATCCACAGGAGGCTATGAACGCATGGCCGCCTGGCTGATGATGGATGCAGGGCTGGAGGTGAGTATCGTCAATCCTTCTCGGGTTCGGCACTATGCGCTGAGCATGGGGCAGCTCGCCAAGACCGACCCCATCGATGCGGGCATGATCACCGAATTTGCTCGGACGGCGAAGCCCGAGCCATCGGAAAAGCCTTCGAAGCAACAACGGATGCTTGTGTCTCTGGTTGACCGGCGTCAGCAGCTCATTGACATTCGAACAATGGAAACCAACCGATTGGAAACTGCAGCAGATCCCGGGTTTAGAAAAATGGTGAAGAAGCATCTTCGGTGGCTGAAGAGGGAGTTGGAGTCTCTTGAAGAAAAGATTATCGAAACAGTTCATGCAGATGTGTCAATGGAGGCAAAAGCCATGTGTATCCGGCGCATTAAAGGACTTGGAGAGGTTTGTACTACGACGTTGCTTGCTCATCTTCCTGAAATCGGAACACTTTCCCGACAGCAAGTTGCGGCCCTGGTAGGACTGGCCCCCTATAACCGGGACAGCGGAACGAGTAGTAAACGTCGCCATATCCACGGAGGCCGTCAACGGTTGAGGGCTTGCCTCTACATGGCTGCTTTGACAGCTGTCCGATGCAATCCGCATATGAAAGAGTTCTATCGTCGGCTCGTTGAAGAGAACCATCGACCGAAAAAGGTCGCCTTGACCGCCGTGATGAGAAAGTTGGCTATTGCCGCTAATTCCTCGGTGAAGAATCCTGAGTTTTGTATTGCTGTTTAA
- a CDS encoding sulfatase/phosphatase domain-containing protein → MFDRIKNDPKLRNNTLIVICSDNGPEFHCGSAGPFKGLKSTLFEGGVRSPLIVWGPGFTHPEKPGSVNTKSVFSAIDLTPSLLNFAKVSVPEPVQFDGQPLLDTLLGKSVDSHKGALYFRRPPDRKSFRNLKNLPDLAIRYGKWKLLCDYGGGRPMLFDLEADPSEANNLANQHPEIVERLAKAIVQWNMGLPKDAGDPTYNGNKE, encoded by the coding sequence TTGTTTGACCGGATAAAGAACGATCCAAAACTAAGGAATAATACCCTGATTGTGATCTGTTCTGATAACGGCCCTGAATTTCACTGCGGCTCTGCCGGTCCCTTCAAAGGATTAAAATCTACCCTGTTTGAAGGGGGGGTACGCTCGCCGCTGATCGTCTGGGGCCCTGGATTTACCCATCCAGAAAAACCCGGAAGCGTAAATACAAAATCCGTTTTCTCCGCGATTGATCTGACTCCGTCGTTGTTGAATTTCGCAAAGGTGTCTGTGCCTGAACCCGTTCAATTTGACGGGCAACCGCTGCTGGATACCCTGTTGGGAAAATCGGTCGATTCGCATAAAGGCGCCCTCTATTTTCGCCGTCCTCCAGATCGAAAGAGTTTCCGAAATCTAAAGAATTTGCCCGATTTGGCAATCCGCTACGGGAAATGGAAACTGCTCTGTGACTATGGAGGCGGGCGTCCGATGTTATTTGATCTCGAAGCGGATCCTTCTGAAGCGAACAATTTGGCCAATCAACATCCCGAAATCGTCGAACGGTTAGCAAAAGCCATTGTGCAGTGGAACATGGGTTTGCCAAAAGACGCCGGAGATCCAACCTACAATGGGAATAAAGAATGA
- a CDS encoding sulfatase-like hydrolase/transferase, producing MKGSKLNYALLAAGLILSGVAISGAAPLNNSRPNMVLIIGDDICWRDFGFMGSNNAKTPNIDKLAGEGMAFDRLYTAASMCAPCRTHIYTGLYPVRSGGYPNHCLAKEGTKSIVHYLQEQGYRVGLTGKTHIGPNSVFPFEHIKGFEHNCNAAESTDNLAPSIEFMTRDREQPFCEVICSIHAHSPYTAGDPSQYDASTLELPENICDTPAMRGMLRKYYAEIGALDDQVGAIMETLKENNLAENTIIVFLSEQGYSMPGGKWSCFEDGLRAAGFVWWPGKVKPVRSDAIVEYVDILPTLIEIAGGKVNVADFDGKSFAGLLAGKTTTHKTEAYGLQTNVGVHGALPYPSRTVRDERYRLIVNYMSEDEYVVGITKGGMLTDWKNAALKNPDYEKLVQRIIQRPHVELYDHKTDPFEVNNLAANPEYKAIVEGLQTKLEAWQVQQGDSDPVETEMAAIDHLAGFAVEKTQKMLDGLK from the coding sequence ATGAAGGGATCGAAACTGAACTATGCCTTGCTGGCGGCGGGCCTGATTTTATCAGGCGTTGCAATCTCGGGGGCGGCACCGCTCAATAATTCCCGGCCCAATATGGTGCTGATCATTGGCGACGATATCTGTTGGCGCGACTTTGGGTTTATGGGTAGCAACAATGCAAAAACTCCGAACATCGATAAACTGGCGGGCGAGGGCATGGCGTTTGACCGCCTGTATACCGCCGCGTCCATGTGCGCACCGTGCCGAACACATATCTATACCGGATTGTATCCCGTCCGAAGTGGCGGCTATCCAAACCACTGTCTCGCAAAAGAGGGGACAAAAAGCATCGTTCACTATCTGCAGGAGCAAGGCTATCGCGTCGGGCTGACGGGTAAAACGCATATTGGTCCGAACTCCGTCTTCCCGTTTGAGCATATCAAGGGGTTTGAGCACAATTGTAATGCGGCTGAGTCCACCGATAATCTGGCTCCGAGTATTGAATTCATGACCCGGGATCGAGAGCAGCCGTTTTGTGAAGTGATTTGTTCCATTCATGCGCATAGCCCTTATACGGCCGGGGATCCGAGTCAGTATGATGCCTCAACCTTAGAACTGCCGGAAAATATCTGTGACACTCCCGCCATGCGAGGGATGTTGCGTAAATACTATGCCGAGATTGGGGCGCTTGATGATCAGGTCGGCGCGATTATGGAAACCCTTAAAGAGAATAACCTCGCCGAAAATACGATCATCGTTTTCCTGAGTGAGCAGGGCTATTCCATGCCGGGTGGAAAATGGAGCTGCTTTGAGGATGGATTGCGTGCGGCGGGATTCGTGTGGTGGCCGGGAAAGGTTAAGCCGGTTCGTTCCGATGCGATCGTGGAGTATGTCGATATCCTACCGACCCTGATTGAAATCGCGGGCGGTAAAGTGAACGTCGCTGATTTCGATGGGAAAAGTTTTGCCGGGTTGCTGGCGGGAAAAACAACGACCCATAAAACGGAAGCATACGGCCTGCAGACCAACGTCGGAGTCCATGGCGCGCTGCCGTATCCGTCGAGAACCGTGCGCGATGAACGCTACCGCTTAATCGTGAACTATATGTCGGAAGACGAATATGTGGTCGGGATCACCAAGGGGGGCATGCTTACAGATTGGAAAAACGCGGCCTTAAAGAATCCTGACTATGAAAAGTTGGTGCAGCGCATCATTCAGCGTCCACATGTGGAGCTGTATGACCACAAGACCGATCCGTTTGAAGTGAATAACCTTGCGGCAAATCCAGAATATAAAGCGATTGTGGAAGGACTGCAGACCAAATTGGAAGCCTGGCAGGTACAGCAGGGGGATTCCGATCCGGTTGAAACCGAGATGGCGGCGATCGACCACCTCGCCGGCTTTGCCGTTGAGAAAACACAGAAAATGCTCGATGGGCTTAAATAG